A region of Sugiyamaella lignohabitans strain CBS 10342 chromosome A, complete sequence DNA encodes the following proteins:
- the RDS2 gene encoding Rds2p (Transcription factor involved in regulating gluconeogenesis; also involved in the regulation of glyoxylate cycle genes; member of the zinc cluster family of proteins; confers resistance to ketoconazole; GO_component: GO:0005737 - cytoplasm [Evidence IEA,IEA]; GO_component: GO:0005737 - cytoplasm [Evidence IDA] [PMID 14562095]; GO_component: GO:0005634 - nucleus [Evidence IEA,IEA,IEA]; GO_component: GO:0005634 - nucleus [Evidence IDA] [PMID 14562095]; GO_component: GO:0005634 - nucleus [Evidence IC] [PMID 17875938]; GO_function: GO:0003677 - DNA binding [Evidence IEA]; GO_function: GO:0000978 - RNA polymerase II core promoter proximal region sequence-specific DNA binding [Evidence IDA] [PMID 17875938]; GO_function: GO:0001077 - RNA polymerase II core promoter proximal region sequence-specific DNA binding transcription factor activity involved in positive regulation of transcription [Evidence IMP] [PMID 17875938]; GO_function: GO:0046872 - metal ion binding [Evidence IEA]; GO_function: GO:0043565 - sequence-specific DNA binding [Evidence IDA] [PMID 19111667]; GO_function: GO:0043565 - sequence-specific DNA binding [Evidence IDA] [PMID 19158363]; GO_function: GO:0000981 - sequence-specific DNA binding RNA polymerase II transcription factor activity [Evidence IEA]; GO_function: GO:0004871 - signal transducer activity [Evidence IEA]; GO_function: GO:0008270 - zinc ion binding [Evidence IEA]; GO_process: GO:0071466 - cellular response to xenobiotic stimulus [Evidence IMP] [PMID 11943786]; GO_process: GO:0061415 - negative regulation of transcription from RNA polymerase II promoter by a nonfermentable carbon source [Evidence IMP] [PMID 17875938]; GO_process: GO:0035948 - positive regulation of gluconeogenesis by positive regulation of transcription from RNA polymerase II promoter [Evidence IMP] [PMID 17875938]; GO_process: GO:0045944 - positive regulation of transcription from RNA polymerase II promoter [Evidence IMP] [PMID 11943786]; GO_process: GO:0061414 - positive regulation of transcription from RNA polymerase II promoter by a nonfermentable carbon source [Evidence IMP] [PMID 17875938]; GO_process: GO:0006355 - regulation of transcription, DNA-templated [Evidence IEA,IEA]; GO_process: GO:0007165 - signal transduction [Evidence IEA]; GO_process: GO:0006366 - transcription from RNA polymerase II promoter [Evidence IEA]; GO_process: GO:0006351 - transcription, DNA-templated [Evidence IEA]) → MADSNTDNQANASSSSGGESAPASSTPHSSNATGAKRNRRNKVDHACVYCRRSHMTCDDKRPCTRCIKRSIGHLCHDEVKSTKREGSVGTSAGTPPNKRKSSTGVDEEATFGSVSTTPSGAHTVLSTGSGSQHLLLSSTQLELNNSSNRNNSADVISLGQQWGESNPSSGTNLLNQSMAFGHNPVFFSEQAGSEFSSLNDFLSMIDDPSLIDNNLLGTNQQQTSQGFGDISGVGNVDASRSIGSSNGNSGNSSGTASANGNNPSANVSDSARDKFFLTAADPSEDISPEERLKQVIHAKVEAGLLQPFNYANGYTRLQKYMDNYMNFSSKQRILKPLTVFRPAFRGVAQSLTDTDLVLVEEAFERMLLDYDRVFTSMAIPACLWRRTGEIYRGNKEFAGLVGVNVEDLRDGKFAIYELMSEESAVSYWEKYGNIAFDSGQKAVLTSCNLRTRDGRKRRACCFSFTVRRDRYNIPSCIIGNFIPIHH, encoded by the coding sequence ATGGCTGATAGTAATACCGACAACCAGGCTAATGCCAGTAGTAGCTCTGGCGGAGAGAGCGCCCCTGCCAGCTCGACACCACATTCGAGTAACGCGACTGGCGCTAAGAGAAACCGAAGAAACAAGGTGGACCATGCCTGTGTATATTGTAGACGATCTCATATGACCTGTGACGACAAACGTCCCTGTACAAGATGTATTAAACGAAGCATAGGACATCTGTGCCATGACGAagtaaaatcaacaaaaagagAGGGAAGTGTTGGTACAAGTGCCGGAACCCCTCCTAATAAACGAAAATCTTCTACAGGAGTAGACGAAGAAGCTACGTTTGGATCAGTATCTACAACACCATCTGGTGCTCACACAGTATTAAGTACAGGATCGGGCTCTCAGCATCTGTTACTGTCATCCACGCAACTGGAGCTAAATAACTCTTCCAATAGGAATAACAGCGCTGATGTAATATCACTGGGTCAACAATGGGGTGAGTCAAATCCTTCATCTGGTACAAATTTATTAAACCAATCTATGGCTTTTGGTCATAACCCAGTATTCTTTTCAGAACAGGCAGGTAGCGAATTTTCTTCACTGAACGACTTTTTATCAATGATAGATGATCCATCTCTGATTGACAATAATCTTCTTGGAACTaatcaacagcaaactAGTCAAGGATTCGGCGATATTAGTGGTGTTGGAAATGTCGACGCTAGTAGGTCTATTGGTAGTTCTAATGGCAACAGTGGTAACAGCAGTGGAACTGCTTCTGCTAATGGAAATAATCCATCTGCTAATGTTTCCGACTCTGCGCGTGACAAGTTCTTTctcacagcagcagatccCTCGGAGGATATTTCTCCAGAGGAGCGTCTCAAACAAGTGATCCACGCAAAAGTGGAGGCAGGATTACTGCAACCATTCAATTATGCTAACGGCTATACCCGACTACAAAAGTACATGGATAACTACATGAATTTCTCTTCCAAGCAAAGGATTTTGAAGCCGCTGACGGTGTTCCGTCCTGCTTTCCGGGGAGTAGCACAGTCTTTGACCGACACTGATCTCGTTCTCGTCGAAGAGGCGTTTGAACGAATGCTACTAGATTATGATAGAGTGTTTACGAGTATGGCGATTCCAGCATGTTTATGGCGTCGAACGGGTGAAATTTATAGGGGCAATAAAGAGTTTGCTGGACTGGTTGGTGTAAATGTCGAGGACCTGCGAGATGGTAAGTTCGCTATTTATGAACTAATGAGTGAAGAATCCGCTGTAAGCTACTGGGAGAAGTACGGAAATATTGCATTTGACTCTGGCCAAAAGGCAGTACTCACTAGTTGCAATTTAAGGACTCGTGATGGACGTAAACGTCGGGCATGTTGCTTTAGTTTCACTGTACGTCGTGATCGTTATAATATCCCCAGTTGTATCATCGGCAACTTCATTCCAATTCATCACTGA
- the CIC1 gene encoding Cic1p (Essential protein that interacts with proteasome components; has a potential role in proteasome substrate specificity; also copurifies with 66S pre-ribosomal particles; GO_component: GO:0005730 - nucleolus [Evidence IEA]; GO_component: GO:0005730 - nucleolus [Evidence IDA] [PMID 11500370]; GO_component: GO:0005634 - nucleus [Evidence IEA]; GO_component: GO:0030687 - preribosome, large subunit precursor [Evidence IDA] [PMID 11583614]; GO_component: GO:0030687 - preribosome, large subunit precursor [Evidence IDA] [PMID 17443350]; GO_component: GO:0000502 - proteasome complex [Evidence IEA]; GO_component: GO:0000502 - proteasome complex [Evidence IDA,IPI] [PMID 11500370]; GO_function: GO:0030674 - protein binding, bridging [Evidence IMP,IPI] [PMID 11500370]; GO_process: GO:0030163 - protein catabolic process [Evidence IEA]; GO_process: GO:0030163 - protein catabolic process [Evidence IDA,IMP,IPI] [PMID 11500370]; GO_process: GO:0042273 - ribosomal large subunit biogenesis [Evidence IEA]; GO_process: GO:0042273 - ribosomal large subunit biogenesis [Evidence IPI] [PMID 15100437]; GO_process: GO:0042254 - ribosome biogenesis [Evidence IEA]) gives MDRSKCIEAVTALQKYLTKKTGDVEETNGSLNLLEDDEDTGSKYLQLIVTTRKYVSDHKNLKPKFVKVPHSLYENSEEKPSICIIVKDPQRAFKDVLQDDEAPTKELVTRVVGVSKFKGKFKPYESRRQLASGYDLFLADDRVITTLPKLLGKTFYSSNSKLPLPVTVLDKNTKEPSAIRTKGSIDKILHSTWFTLDASTMIVVKVGLNSFDAKDVADNVEAVVEYITKSVIKNGFEGVRALHIKSASSPSLPIYLSEKIYSDEDVVEKRDEKPSEQEKKRKREAKEPKLTKLEQALAEVIDEEDFANFTKNKLTKKTSKPAAAAPKAKAETETATASSEAPSKKKVKMAKK, from the coding sequence ATGGATAGATCCAAATGCATAGAGGCTGTTACTGCCTTACAGAAGTACTTGACTAAGAAGACTGGAGATGTCGAAGAGACCAATGGATCCTTGAATCTCCttgaggatgatgaagacacAGGTTCGAAATATCTTCAACTTATTGTTACTACCCGAAAATATGTTTCAGATCACAAAAATCTTAAGCCAAAATTTGTGAAGGTACCTCACTCTCTTTACGAAAATTCTGAGGAGAAGCCATCAATCTGTATTATAGTTAAGGACCCTCAGCGAGCTTTTAAGGACGTTTTAcaagacgacgaagcaCCAACTAAAGAGTTGGTTACCCGTGTCGTTGGTGTATCCAAGTTCAAAGGAAAATTCAAACCATATGAGAGTAGAAGACAACTTGCTAGTGGTTATGACTTGTTTCTTGCTGATGACAGAGTTATCACCACACTACCAAAACTATTGGGAAAAACCTTCTATTCTTCAAACTCTAAATTACCCCTCCCAGTGACTGTTCTTGATAAGAACACCAAAGAGCCAAGCGCCATTAGGACAAAAGGCTCCATTGACAAAATTTTGCATTCTACCTGGTTCACCTTGGACGCCAGTACGATGATTGTAGTCAAGGTAGGATTAAACAGTTTTGACGCTAAAGATGTGGCTGACAACGTCGAAGCAGTTGTTGAATATATCACAAAATCAGTTATTAAGAATGGATTCGAAGGAGTTCGTGCGCTACACATTAAGTCGGCCTCTAGTCCTAGCTTGCCCATCTATCTCAGTGAGAAGATCTACAGCGACGAAGATGTTGTCGAGAAGAGAGATGAGAAGCCATCGgagcaagaaaagaaacgCAAGCGCGAGGCCAAGGAGCCCAAGCTCACGAAACTCGAACAGGCATTGGCTGAGGTCattgatgaggaagatttTGCTAATTTCACCAAAAATAAGCTCACCAAGAAGACTAGCAAacctgccgctgctgccccCAAGGCTAAAGCTGAGACCGAGactgccactgcttcttctgagGCTCCTTCTAAAAAGAAGGTCAAGATGGCCAAGAAATAA
- the AYR1 gene encoding acylglycerone-phosphate reductase (Bifunctional triacylglycerol lipase and 1-acyl DHAP reductase; NADPH-dependent 1-acyl dihydroxyacetone phosphate reductase involved in phosphatidic acid biosynthesis; lipid droplet triacylglycerol lipase involved in the mobilization of non-polar lipids; found in lipid particles, the endoplasmic reticulum and the mitochondrial outer membrane; required for spore germination; role in cell wall biosynthesis; capable of metabolizing steroid hormones; oleic acid inducible; GO_component: GO:0005737 - cytoplasm [Evidence IDA] [PMID 11914276]; GO_component: GO:0005783 - endoplasmic reticulum [Evidence IEA,IEA]; GO_component: GO:0005783 - endoplasmic reticulum [Evidence IDA] [PMID 10617610]; GO_component: GO:0016021 - integral component of membrane [Evidence ISM] [PMID 12192589]; GO_component: GO:0005811 - lipid particle [Evidence IEA,IEA]; GO_component: GO:0005811 - lipid particle [Evidence IDA] [PMID 10617610]; GO_component: GO:0005811 - lipid particle [Evidence IDA] [PMID 24868093]; GO_component: GO:0005741 - mitochondrial outer membrane [Evidence IDA] [PMID 16407407]; GO_component: GO:0005739 - mitochondrion [Evidence IDA] [PMID 14576278]; GO_component: GO:0005739 - mitochondrion [Evidence IDA] [PMID 16823961]; GO_function: GO:0000140 - acylglycerone-phosphate reductase activity [Evidence IEA]; GO_function: GO:0000140 - acylglycerone-phosphate reductase activity [Evidence IMP] [PMID 10617610]; GO_function: GO:0016491 - oxidoreductase activity [Evidence IEA,IEA]; GO_function: GO:0004806 - triglyceride lipase activity [Evidence IDA,IGI,IMP] [PMID 24187129]; GO_process: GO:0008152 - metabolic process [Evidence IEA]; GO_process: GO:0055114 - oxidation-reduction process [Evidence IEA]; GO_process: GO:0006654 - phosphatidic acid biosynthetic process [Evidence IMP] [PMID 10617610]; GO_process: GO:0019433 - triglyceride catabolic process [Evidence IGI] [PMID 24187129]), with protein MDDLKALGVNTFRLDVTDQESVNNAKELIIKETGGRLDYLINNAGQPCTMPAIDASIEMVQQVFDVNFHGVVRMTNAFSQILIASKGKIIQIGSVAGIFPFPWGAYYGATKAALHQYSSVLRLELKPFDVDVVTIVTGGVHTNISDDRDIPEGSLYIDAEEGIQDRRRMARNNQPMSSDEYAKRVFRAINKPVAPEQLWEGSYVTLLRFFNSYMPRWFIIFVLSRKFGLYEFYAKVRARYSKKNI; from the coding sequence ATGGATGATTTGAAGGCGCTTGGTGTGAACACCTTTCGGCTTGATGTCACAGATCAAGAGTCAGTCAACAATGCAAAGGAGTTGATCATCAAAGAGACTGGAGGAAGATTGGATTATTTGATTAATAACGCTGGCCAGCCATGTACAATGCCAGCGATTGATGCTTCTATTGAGATGGTTCAACAAGTTTTCGATGTTAATTTCCACGGTGTTGTCAGAATGACCAATGCTTTCAGTCAGATTTTGATTGCTTCCAAAGGTAAGATCATTCAAATTGGTTCTGTAGCCGGTATATTTCCTTTCCCATGGGGTGCTTACTATGGAGCCACCAAAGCTGCACTTCACCAGTATTCCTCCGTTCTTCGTCTTGAATTGAAACCCTTCGATGTTGATGTGGTTACAATTGTAACTGGTGGTGTGCATACTAATATCTCTGATGACAGAGATATTCCCGAGGGTTCTCTTTATATTGATGCTGAGGAGGGTATTCAAGATCGAAGAAGAATGGCTAGAAACAACCAGCCAATGTCATCAGATGAGTATGCTAAAAGAGTATTCCGCGCTATCAACAAACCAGTAGCTCCTGAGCAACTGTGGGAGGGTTCTTATGTAACCCTACTTAGGTTCTTTAACTCTTATATGCCACGttggtttattatttttgtcCTTTCAAGAAAGTTTGGTTTGTATGAGTTTTATGCCAAAGTCCGTGCCAGGTATTCGAAAAAGAATATTTAA
- the ENP2 gene encoding Enp2p (Essential nucleolar protein; required for biogenesis of the small ribosomal subunit; contains WD repeats, interacts with Mpp10p and Bfr2p, and has homology to Spb1p; GO_component: GO:0030686 - 90S preribosome [Evidence IDA] [PMID 12150911]; GO_component: GO:0005730 - nucleolus [Evidence IEA]; GO_component: GO:0005730 - nucleolus [Evidence IDA] [PMID 14690591]; GO_component: GO:0005730 - nucleolus [Evidence IDA] [PMID 15590835]; GO_component: GO:0005634 - nucleus [Evidence IEA,IEA]; GO_function: GO:0003674 - molecular_function [Evidence ND]; GO_process: GO:0006364 - rRNA processing [Evidence IEA]; GO_process: GO:0006364 - rRNA processing [Evidence IPI] [PMID 14690591]; GO_process: GO:0042274 - ribosomal small subunit biogenesis [Evidence IMP] [PMID 19806183]; GO_process: GO:0042254 - ribosome biogenesis [Evidence IEA]), with protein sequence MVLKSTPGANIPIYQISGTNASRSLPDWLARKRKRALKEDADYSSRVELIQDFQFEEASNKIKVSRDGQFCMATGTYKPQIHVYDFEQLSLKFDRHTDAENVDFLMISDDWTKSIHLQNDRSIEFHAQGGIHTRSRIPKFGRAMCYDTNTCDLYIGASGNEVYRLNIDQGRFLAPFEVDADGVNCLERNPCHGLLGFGIEDGTVEFWDPRSRHRVGSLDIGGGGFGLGSGATALAFHRDGLKVACGNYEGNTLLFDLRSSQRTLIKDQGYGFPIKNIEYIDTDSVSDKILTADKRIAKIWDTNTGEAFTSMEPTVDINDVAHIPNTGMFFFANEGIPMHTYYIPAIGPAPKWCSFLDSITEELEEKPATSVYENYKFVTRKELAALSLGHLIGSNIVKSYMHGYFVDQRLYEQAKLITDPFAYRDYREREVKKKIDQERESRIRTTGAAAAAAKVKVNKKLASEIAEQGEGEVDDRFKAIFEDPEFHIDEESFEYKLLHGGQAGKKTTNSADGNLRDTPRALTAAEEEEQERENGKSEDESESESEDEDSEQAQKRKIAEMRKQKQEERRNKKLQAREQLNNSLPEMKVIRQSAESQQRANRAFGDQVQQLETDQERKSATTSEVRRGPRGEMEISFIPQKKKPVKRSSRNTEDDETAENGALEDPSNKGRKSQRYDNRRRASKNVFRGM encoded by the coding sequence ATGGTTCTTAAATCAACTCCGGGAGCTAATATTCCCATTTACCAAATCTCTGGTACCAATGCATCACGGTCACTTCCTGACTGGCTTGCTCGGAAGCGGAAGAGAGCCCTGAAGGAAGATGCTGACTATTCGAGTAGAGTGGAGCTGATTCAAGACTTTCAATTTGAAGAGGCTTCAAATAAGATCAAGGTATCACGAGATGGTCAGTTCTGTATGGCTACCGGTACTTATAAACCACAGATTCATGTTTATGATTTTGAACAATTGTCATTAAAATTTGACAGGCATACTGATGCGGAAAATGTCGACTTTCTGATGATATCGGATGACTGGACCAAGTCTATTCATTTACAAAACGATAGAAGCATTGAATTCCATGCTCAAGGTGGTATTCAtacaagatcaagaatcCCAAAGTTTGGTCGAGCCATGTGTTATGACACTAATACCTGTGATTTATATATTGGAGCCTCTGGAAATGAGGTATACAGATTAAACATTGACCAGGGAAGGTTCTTGGCCCCctttgaagttgatgctgatggcGTAAACTGTCTAGAAAGAAACCCATGTCACGGACTTTTAGGATTTGGTATTGAAGATGGTACAGTTGAGTTTTGGGATCCCAGATCAAGACATAGAGTTGGTTCATTAgatattggtggtggtggattTGGTCTAGGAAGTGGAGCTACCGCACTGGCATTCCACCGCGACGGACTAAAAGTTGCCTGCGGTAACTATGAAGGTAATACATTGTTGTTTGATTTACGGTCTTCGCAACGTACATTAATAAAGGATCAGGGATACGGATTCCCtatcaagaacattgaGTACATTGACACAGATAGTGTAAGCGACAAGATTTTGACTGCCGATAAGAGAATTGCCAAGATCTGGGATACTAATACAGGAGAAGCATTTACAAGTATGGAACCTACAGTGGACATTAATGACGTTGCCCATATTCCCAATACTGGTATGTTCTTCTTTGCCAATGAGGGAATTCCTATGCATACTTATTATATTCCAGCTATTGGCCCGGCACCCAAGTGGTGTTCATTCCTTGACAGCATTACtgaagaacttgaagagAAGCCTGCTACTAGTGTCTATGAAAACTATAAGTTTGTTACTCGTAAGGAGTTGGCGGCTTTGAGTTTGGGCCACTTGATTGGCAGTAATATTGTCAAGAGTTATATGCATGGTTATTTTGTTGACCAACGGCTGTATGAACAAGCTAAGCTTATCACTGATCCATTTGCTTACAGAGACTACCGTGAAAGAGAAgttaagaagaagattgatcaagaaagagagtCTCGTATTCGTACcactggagctgctgcagctgctgccaaagtTAAGGTCAACAAGAAGCTGGCGTCAGAAATTGCTGAACAGGGAGAAGGCGAGGTTGACGACCGTTTCAAAGCTATTTTCGAAGATCCAGAATTCCATATTGACGAAGAGAGTTTTGAATATAAATTATTGCATGGTGGCCAGGCAGGTAAGAAGACTACGAACAGCGCTGATGGCAATCTAAGAGACACCCCTCGAGCATTAACAGCCGCggaagaggaagagcaagaaagagaaaatggcAAGAGTGAAGACGAATCTGAATCTGAATCGGAAGATGAGGATAGTGAACAAGCACAGAAACGCAAGATTGCCGAAATGAGAAAGCAAAAACAAGAGgagagaagaaataaaaagctTCAAGCAAGAGAGCAGCTGAATAACTCGCTCCCAGAAATGAAAGTGATTCGCCAGAGTGCTGAGTCTCAGCAACGTGCTAATCGTGCATTTGGTGACCAAGTTCAACAGCTTGAAACAGATCAAGAGCGAAAGTCTGCAACCACCTCAGAAGTACGCCGTGGACCTCGTGGTGAGATGGAGATTTCGTTTATTccacaaaagaagaagcctGTTAAGAGATCATCTAGAAATACGGAAGATGACGAAACAGCCGAAAACGGTGCTCTTGAAGATCCTTCAAATAAGGGTCGCAAGTCTCAACGGTACGACaatagaagaagagcgAGTAAAAATGTCTTCCGTGGAATGTAG